The Caloranaerobacter ferrireducens genome contains a region encoding:
- a CDS encoding MFS transporter, protein MERVLRNKPNILRNRDFMLLIIGKIVSNVGNSLHNAAVAWYIMSLVGEKSAGVFMGIFGMCSLIPSIIFGPISGVFVDKIDRKKIIVGTDFIRGGLILLLALLSYFDMLKLWILFGITAISAFFATFFNPAVSATIPNIVEEKDLNRANSLDGMSLQLSWIVGVAISGFLYYWIGILGIFILNGISFIISGISETFINIPPIKRDIDNTNKNEWSFWKDFKEGVVFLKRQKAIVVLLGFALVINFLFNPIFQIVFPKTIKFTLNLTAKENGILSSAFPIGAIIGMFMLSILPSREKYYMFMINGIIADGLIIILFGIPLIFFKFSLISSFGVYVIFLFLILVLGVVSALVNVPINTTFQKIVPDEFRGRFFGILNTLTQGIVPLGLAVLGYISDKLASSTIFIFSGIIVSLLGIWMFFIPELREF, encoded by the coding sequence ATGGAAAGAGTGCTAAGAAACAAACCTAATATACTTAGAAATAGGGATTTTATGCTGCTTATAATTGGTAAAATAGTTTCTAATGTTGGAAATTCTCTGCATAATGCAGCTGTTGCTTGGTATATTATGAGTCTAGTTGGTGAGAAAAGTGCAGGGGTTTTTATGGGTATATTTGGAATGTGTTCATTGATACCTTCTATAATTTTTGGACCTATTTCAGGTGTGTTTGTTGATAAAATAGATAGGAAAAAAATTATAGTAGGAACAGATTTTATCCGTGGAGGTCTTATTTTATTATTAGCTTTATTATCTTATTTTGATATGTTAAAACTATGGATCTTATTTGGAATAACAGCAATAAGTGCTTTTTTTGCAACTTTTTTTAATCCGGCAGTAAGTGCAACAATTCCTAATATAGTTGAAGAAAAAGATTTAAATAGGGCTAATTCATTAGATGGTATGAGTTTACAGTTATCTTGGATTGTAGGAGTAGCTATATCGGGATTTCTATACTATTGGATAGGTATCTTAGGAATATTTATTTTAAATGGAATTTCATTTATTATATCTGGAATATCTGAAACATTTATAAATATTCCACCTATTAAAAGAGATATAGATAATACTAATAAAAATGAATGGAGCTTTTGGAAAGATTTCAAAGAAGGAGTAGTATTTTTAAAGAGACAGAAAGCTATAGTTGTACTATTAGGCTTTGCATTAGTAATTAATTTTCTATTTAATCCAATTTTTCAAATAGTATTTCCTAAAACAATAAAGTTCACATTAAATCTAACAGCTAAGGAAAATGGTATTTTAAGTTCTGCATTTCCAATTGGAGCAATAATAGGGATGTTTATGTTATCAATATTGCCATCTAGAGAAAAATATTATATGTTCATGATAAATGGTATTATAGCAGATGGTTTGATTATAATACTGTTCGGTATTCCATTGATATTTTTTAAGTTTTCATTGATTTCATCTTTTGGAGTTTATGTAATATTTTTATTTTTAATTTTAGTACTAGGTGTTGTTAGCGCTTTGGTTAATGTCCCTATTAATACAACATTTCAAAAAATAGTGCCTGATGAATTTAGAGGTAGATTTTTTGGAATATTGAATACATTAACTCAAGGGATAGTACCATTAGGATTAGCTGTACTTGGATATATTTCAGATAAATTAGCTTCTTCAACTATATTTATATTTTCTGGAATTATAGTTTCATTACTAGGGATATGGATGTTCTTTATACCAGAGTTAAGAGAATTTTAG
- a CDS encoding ABC transporter ATP-binding protein encodes MAKNTVRQDEKLNEIVKIDIIKRLYSYLKPYKFQVFQVLILMGAVIGVNLINPYFLRLGIDKFIVDRDITGLFSLGRLMILINIVSMICSRWRIKKMARITNNILVTIRHQLYKHIQKLSFEFFDSRPNGKIIARIIGDVNSLNNLFTSSVTNLIPDLVTLIAVVVIMISMNLKLALVSLVTLPFLLVSMFLIEVTCRKRWQLFRKKNSNMKGYIHENFSGIRVIQSFAVEDKTSRGFNEILTELRMAFVKAVRSSDLFWPSVELSWGIGSVIVFWYGVKLLNTGEISVGLLVAFTSYISMFWRPIMNLSNFYNNLITNMAAAERIFEIMDIKPDIEDKKGAKTMPKIKGNVVFKHVHFSYDENDVVLKNINFSVKAGETIALVGPTGAGKTTIVNLIARFYDVDSGEVLIDGYNVSDVKLETLRSQMGIMLQDTFLFSGTIKENIRYGKLDATDEEIIKAAKAAYAHDFIMKLPKGYDTDINERGTRLSVGQRQLIAFARALLADPRILILDEATSSIDTHTERLVQKGIERLLKGRTSFVIAHRLSTIQNADRIFVIDDGKIKEMGNHNELMKMKGIYYNLFMSQFKFLDNKKVV; translated from the coding sequence ATGGCTAAAAATACAGTAAGACAAGATGAAAAACTTAATGAAATTGTAAAGATAGATATTATTAAAAGATTATATTCATATTTAAAGCCATATAAATTTCAAGTTTTTCAAGTGCTTATTTTAATGGGAGCTGTTATTGGAGTCAATCTTATTAATCCATATTTTCTTAGATTAGGTATAGATAAATTTATAGTAGACAGAGATATAACAGGTCTTTTCTCATTGGGAAGATTAATGATTTTAATTAATATAGTTTCTATGATTTGTTCTAGATGGAGAATTAAGAAGATGGCTAGGATAACCAATAATATATTAGTTACTATAAGGCATCAGTTATATAAGCATATACAGAAACTATCATTTGAGTTTTTTGATAGTCGTCCAAATGGAAAGATTATTGCTAGGATTATTGGAGATGTAAACTCTTTAAACAATTTATTTACAAGTAGCGTTACAAATCTAATTCCAGATTTAGTTACTTTAATAGCAGTTGTAGTAATAATGATTTCTATGAATTTAAAATTAGCTTTAGTATCTCTTGTAACACTACCATTTTTACTAGTGTCTATGTTTTTGATAGAGGTTACTTGTAGGAAGAGATGGCAGTTATTTAGGAAAAAGAATTCCAATATGAAAGGGTATATTCATGAAAATTTCTCTGGTATTAGAGTTATACAGAGTTTTGCTGTTGAAGATAAGACTAGTAGAGGGTTTAATGAGATACTAACAGAGCTCAGGATGGCATTTGTTAAGGCAGTAAGATCAAGCGATTTATTTTGGCCATCAGTTGAGCTTTCATGGGGAATAGGTTCAGTAATAGTATTTTGGTACGGAGTAAAATTATTAAATACTGGAGAAATTAGTGTAGGACTTTTAGTTGCTTTCACAAGCTATATATCAATGTTCTGGCGACCTATAATGAATCTAAGCAATTTCTATAATAACTTAATTACAAATATGGCGGCAGCAGAGAGAATATTTGAAATAATGGATATAAAACCTGATATAGAAGATAAAAAAGGTGCTAAAACTATGCCAAAAATAAAAGGAAACGTTGTGTTTAAACATGTTCATTTTAGTTATGACGAGAATGATGTTGTTTTGAAAAATATAAATTTTAGTGTTAAAGCTGGAGAAACAATAGCATTGGTAGGTCCAACTGGAGCTGGTAAGACAACAATAGTAAACTTAATAGCAAGATTTTATGATGTAGATAGTGGAGAAGTATTAATAGATGGATACAATGTTTCAGATGTCAAGTTAGAAACCTTAAGAAGCCAAATGGGTATTATGCTTCAGGATACATTCCTATTTTCAGGTACAATAAAGGAAAATATAAGATATGGTAAACTTGATGCAACTGATGAAGAAATAATTAAGGCAGCTAAAGCTGCTTATGCTCACGACTTTATTATGAAATTGCCAAAAGGATATGATACAGATATAAATGAAAGAGGAACAAGATTATCTGTAGGACAAAGACAACTAATAGCATTTGCACGTGCTTTACTAGCAGATCCGAGAATTTTAATTTTAGATGAGGCAACATCTAGTATTGATACTCATACAGAAAGGTTGGTTCAAAAAGGGATAGAAAGACTTTTAAAAGGTAGAACATCTTTTGTTATAGCCCATCGTCTCTCAACAATACAGAATGCAGATCGTATATTTGTTATTGATGATGGTAAGATTAAAGAAATGGGCAATCATAATGAGCTTATGAAAATGAAGGGGATTTATTATAACCTATTTATGTCGCAGTTTAAGTTTTTGGATAATAAGAAAGTAGTGTAA
- a CDS encoding HD-GYP domain-containing protein: MISLIKFDNQLSTEEYLHGGIRRIANLLGYDVAKLITFDESNTYATFQRIFIREGIDYNVSYKNSKRLIKHFSNCVFGLLIKTKQIIFLSKNKDDKAEYLPLIEEMENEIYIPLFSGNGKNREVTGCLYLGCTDKTKVVDGSTFLDKDISRELSIIQNLYQLEYIKISRKKRMLNVIYMMSQIIREREPYMITHPYNVAQWSLAIGKELGFDEKRLETLYLSAVLHDLGKIYISADILNKPTKLTDEEYKKVKKHSVYSYSIIKNMLQFTENFDKIAIFAKHHHERYDGKGYPDGLKGEEIPLESRIISVADTVDAMMSNRTYKKAKSINTVINELIRNKGKQFDPNIAEIMIKILMKSKAINEEILSEPIIWGTLLITTSGKEYFIEGTLVKNEDKYVFMTETFDFNRDIEKSKITDIRLYLEKNQNVSEYDIKIDKYYKNELYISEIEAKHIGDSFSMLWDLEGFLIDNKKKVYKINITRVGGNFMSFYINDLKIDKEGMDKILKVVIQFEEDCNVVVTGKISRSYHVGIKNYYDFNFINISDSVRDNIFRQLFKKQIETRKSIIYSLAHSN, from the coding sequence ATGATAAGCTTGATTAAATTTGATAATCAGCTCTCGACAGAAGAATATTTGCATGGAGGGATTAGGAGAATTGCTAATCTATTAGGTTACGATGTAGCAAAATTGATTACATTTGATGAAAGTAATACATATGCTACATTTCAAAGAATTTTTATTAGAGAAGGTATAGATTACAATGTAAGTTATAAGAATTCTAAGCGTTTAATAAAGCATTTTTCAAATTGCGTTTTCGGTTTATTAATAAAGACTAAGCAAATTATATTTTTAAGTAAAAATAAAGATGATAAAGCTGAGTACTTACCTTTAATTGAAGAAATGGAAAATGAAATTTATATACCGCTATTTTCTGGAAACGGAAAGAATAGAGAAGTAACAGGTTGTTTATATTTAGGATGTACCGATAAAACTAAAGTAGTTGATGGTAGTACATTTTTAGATAAAGATATATCTAGAGAATTATCAATTATACAAAATCTATATCAATTAGAATATATCAAAATATCTAGGAAAAAAAGAATGCTAAATGTAATATATATGATGTCTCAAATAATAAGGGAAAGAGAACCTTATATGATAACTCATCCATACAATGTGGCACAATGGTCATTAGCTATAGGAAAAGAATTAGGATTTGATGAAAAACGATTAGAAACATTATATTTATCGGCGGTGTTACATGATTTGGGTAAAATTTATATAAGTGCAGACATATTAAATAAACCAACAAAATTAACTGATGAGGAATATAAAAAAGTGAAGAAACATTCTGTGTACAGTTATAGTATTATAAAAAACATGCTACAATTCACAGAAAATTTTGACAAGATAGCGATTTTTGCAAAGCATCATCATGAAAGATATGACGGTAAAGGATATCCAGATGGATTAAAGGGAGAAGAAATACCTTTGGAAAGCAGGATAATAAGTGTTGCAGATACAGTAGATGCCATGATGTCAAACAGAACATATAAAAAAGCTAAATCGATAAATACTGTTATAAATGAGCTTATCAGAAATAAAGGTAAACAATTTGACCCTAATATTGCAGAGATTATGATTAAAATATTGATGAAATCTAAAGCTATAAATGAGGAAATATTATCGGAACCTATTATATGGGGAACATTGTTAATTACAACATCAGGAAAAGAATACTTTATTGAAGGAACATTAGTTAAAAACGAAGATAAATATGTATTTATGACTGAAACATTTGACTTTAATAGGGATATAGAAAAATCAAAGATTACAGACATTAGATTATATTTAGAAAAAAACCAGAATGTGAGTGAATATGATATAAAAATTGATAAATATTATAAAAATGAGCTTTATATTTCAGAAATTGAAGCAAAGCATATTGGAGATTCGTTTAGTATGCTATGGGATTTAGAGGGATTTTTAATAGACAATAAGAAGAAAGTTTACAAAATAAATATAACTAGAGTCGGTGGAAACTTTATGTCATTCTATATTAATGATTTAAAAATAGATAAAGAAGGAATGGATAAAATATTGAAAGTAGTCATTCAATTTGAAGAAGACTGTAATGTAGTGGTTACTGGTAAAATAAGCAGATCATATCATGTAGGTATTAAAAATTATTACGATTTTAACTTTATTAATATATCAGATTCAGTAAGAGATAATATTTTCAGGCAATTATTCAAAAAACAAATAGAAACTAGAAAATCAATAATTTACTCATTGGCACATTCTAATTAA
- a CDS encoding anti-sigma factor domain-containing protein, protein MKGIVMEIHKDKVIVLAKDGSFLEVNRGNRTLDIGQEIMIDTNKKLRRQIIRRFVSVAAAFILLLTTGYGVYGYYTPYGYINVDINPSVEIAYNLYNRVIDLKGLNEDGNILISKIKDYRNKPIENVINEVIDTAVEEAYVKPEEENVILITITEKKDKVDDKKIYKSVDSHIKQKVKNTQVVLIEGDTKVYKKASEDKVSPGKLMLIKEAIDLNKDIKFEEVAKKPVKEIMKIIKEAKKEKEKDEEERKKLEKKAEKEMRKTEELKIEKKERMRFIKDKLYMKIRKDKKEKKEDKIERKEVEKDRKDEIKKEEEEKEIEKDKIKEYIEKDQNKYFEKKTQEKLKERRREKEGNLMVDDNAKDQDDENKDTDDKLEEKNKSKHRYENKYKHDKKEQDKDKEEDKDKDEEKDKDED, encoded by the coding sequence GTGAAAGGTATAGTTATGGAAATTCATAAAGATAAGGTTATTGTATTAGCTAAAGATGGGAGTTTTTTAGAAGTAAACAGGGGTAATAGAACTTTAGATATAGGACAGGAAATAATGATAGATACTAATAAAAAACTAAGAAGACAAATAATAAGAAGATTTGTTTCTGTAGCAGCTGCATTTATTTTGTTATTAACAACAGGATATGGAGTTTATGGATATTATACTCCTTATGGATATATAAATGTGGACATTAATCCAAGTGTAGAGATAGCTTATAACTTATATAACAGAGTTATAGATTTGAAAGGGTTAAATGAAGACGGCAATATATTGATATCAAAAATAAAAGATTACAGAAACAAACCAATAGAAAATGTAATTAATGAGGTTATTGACACAGCAGTAGAAGAAGCTTATGTTAAGCCTGAAGAGGAGAACGTAATACTTATTACTATAACAGAGAAGAAAGATAAAGTTGATGATAAAAAAATATATAAGTCAGTAGATAGTCATATTAAGCAAAAGGTTAAAAATACTCAAGTGGTTCTTATAGAGGGAGATACAAAGGTATATAAAAAGGCAAGTGAAGATAAAGTATCTCCAGGAAAATTAATGTTAATTAAAGAAGCAATTGATTTAAATAAAGATATTAAATTTGAAGAAGTTGCTAAAAAGCCAGTAAAAGAAATAATGAAGATTATTAAAGAAGCTAAAAAGGAAAAAGAAAAAGATGAAGAAGAAAGAAAAAAATTAGAGAAAAAAGCTGAGAAAGAAATGAGAAAAACAGAAGAACTTAAAATAGAGAAAAAAGAAAGAATGAGATTTATTAAAGACAAATTATATATGAAAATTAGAAAAGACAAAAAAGAAAAGAAGGAAGATAAGATAGAAAGAAAAGAGGTTGAGAAAGATAGAAAGGATGAAATAAAAAAAGAGGAAGAGGAAAAAGAAATTGAAAAAGATAAAATAAAAGAATATATAGAAAAAGATCAAAATAAATATTTTGAAAAGAAAACTCAAGAGAAGCTTAAAGAAAGAAGAAGAGAAAAAGAAGGGAATTTAATGGTTGATGATAATGCGAAAGATCAAGATGATGAAAATAAAGATACAGATGATAAATTAGAAGAAAAAAATAAATCTAAGCATAGATATGAAAACAAATATAAGCATGATAAAAAAGAACAAGATAAGGATAAGGAAGAAGACAAAGATAAAGATGAAGAAAAGGATAAAGACGAAGATTAA
- a CDS encoding ABC transporter ATP-binding protein: MKRIWKYISKYKGYYLVAMLSMIIAMALDMFNPRLTKAIIDDVIVGGKTEILAKLLLALVGITLSRAVLGYIKEYLFDTTSSKIVKALRKDLFDHIQTLSFSYFDGMNTGEILARLSEDVDNVWQALGFGIMLFVEQIIYFIVATVMLFTLSWKIALLSLATMPLIAYLAVTLEKQIDEVYEKISDQGALLNTTAQENVAGVRLVRAFAREKYEIEKFLSQNRENYKLNVKRADIWAKYHPIIEFLSNATSVLIITVGGILVIKEDISIGTLVAANFYVFMLIWPMRMLGWLTNILGQCNASLKKIDKIFNEKPAIKNVENPIVPKSIEGYIKFENVSLEYDGVKVLKNINLEAKPGSTIAIMGTTGAGKSSLVNLIPRFYDCTEGRILLDGIDIKNIDLNFLRDQISVVMQDVFLFSDTIEENIKFGIKDIENVDIVRAARDAQVYEFVMEMKDGFNTIIGERGVGLSGGQKQRISIARALAKESKILILDDATSALDTETEYKIERAIENRKKLTKFIIAHRISAVKNADEIIILENGEIIERGTHEELLEKKGKYYDTYFEQTKGLYIETQEVI; encoded by the coding sequence TTGAAAAGAATATGGAAGTATATAAGCAAATACAAAGGGTATTATTTAGTAGCTATGCTTTCAATGATAATAGCTATGGCACTTGATATGTTTAATCCACGATTAACTAAAGCTATAATTGATGATGTTATAGTTGGGGGCAAGACTGAAATTTTAGCGAAATTACTTTTAGCTCTTGTTGGAATAACCTTATCAAGAGCTGTTTTGGGATATATTAAGGAGTATCTGTTTGATACTACTAGTAGTAAAATAGTTAAAGCACTTAGAAAAGATTTATTTGATCATATACAAACTTTATCATTTTCATATTTTGACGGTATGAATACAGGTGAAATTTTAGCAAGACTTTCCGAAGATGTAGATAATGTATGGCAGGCTTTAGGCTTTGGTATTATGCTATTTGTTGAACAAATTATTTACTTTATAGTGGCTACAGTGATGTTATTTACATTAAGCTGGAAAATAGCTTTGTTAAGCCTTGCTACAATGCCATTAATAGCATATCTTGCTGTAACACTAGAAAAACAGATAGATGAAGTATATGAAAAGATAAGTGACCAAGGTGCTTTATTAAATACAACAGCTCAAGAGAATGTAGCAGGAGTAAGATTGGTTAGGGCATTTGCTAGAGAAAAATATGAGATTGAAAAGTTTTTAAGTCAAAATAGAGAAAATTATAAATTGAATGTAAAACGAGCTGATATCTGGGCTAAATATCATCCTATTATAGAGTTTTTATCAAATGCGACAAGTGTTTTAATAATAACAGTTGGAGGGATTCTAGTAATCAAAGAAGATATTTCAATAGGAACATTAGTGGCAGCTAATTTTTATGTATTTATGCTTATTTGGCCTATGAGAATGTTAGGATGGCTTACTAATATACTTGGACAATGCAACGCTTCTTTGAAAAAGATTGACAAAATATTTAATGAGAAGCCTGCTATTAAAAACGTTGAAAATCCTATAGTACCAAAATCTATTGAGGGATATATTAAATTTGAAAATGTGTCTTTAGAATATGATGGAGTAAAAGTTCTAAAGAATATAAATCTTGAGGCAAAACCAGGTAGTACAATTGCGATAATGGGTACTACAGGTGCAGGAAAAAGTTCATTAGTTAATTTAATACCAAGATTCTATGATTGTACTGAAGGAAGAATATTATTAGATGGTATAGATATTAAGAATATTGATCTTAACTTTTTAAGAGATCAAATATCAGTAGTAATGCAAGATGTATTCTTATTTTCAGATACCATTGAAGAAAATATAAAATTTGGAATAAAAGATATAGAAAATGTAGATATAGTGAGGGCAGCAAGAGATGCACAAGTATATGAGTTTGTTATGGAAATGAAAGATGGATTTAATACGATAATTGGTGAACGTGGTGTTGGGTTATCTGGAGGACAAAAGCAGAGAATCTCTATAGCAAGAGCATTGGCTAAAGAATCGAAAATTCTAATATTAGATGATGCAACTTCAGCTTTAGATACGGAAACAGAATACAAAATTGAAAGAGCTATAGAAAATAGAAAGAAATTGACTAAATTTATAATAGCTCATAGGATTTCAGCAGTAAAGAACGCTGATGAAATAATTATATTGGAAAACGGTGAGATTATTGAAAGAGGTACGCATGAGGAGCTTTTAGAGAAAAAAGGTAAATATTATGACACATATTTTGAGCAGACAAAAGGTCTCTATATAGAGACACAGGAGGTGATATAA
- a CDS encoding methyl-accepting chemotaxis protein — translation MSDINVFKKILFKLISKKSARITLAFTMLLGLLANFALIFLLKISNVFIISVVNFITLLLPVYIVVDTSLISCHKDIVNYLNQITEGNYKLRIPVFGDDEVGRTIKAINNLSLNYRDMFEKIIAVSIKTSELTKKLREFMDINDEKVHEISNAIEKVVEYNNEYAENIGNSISKLDDIENYIEEIEHIVNAANNSSIKSRDVSEKGEITIQETFAKFYEVQSTVENLFSIIKELGDKSKLIIEIVNSINDIAKRTNLLALNAAIESARAGEAGRGFAVVAEEIRGLSEDTTKSLKEIENIVMEISGSINSAIATTEENRRVTKEALEKAEDSKKVFDEIKLNSHVTEEKVNASFNILSELKENISYIIENIDSISQRTNATVACTNESFNAMKLLEDSVLDLSKSVNNLDVMAKELYKYVADDTTDKILRNQIKILSKIIRDDLTVEDCIRIADELHIDNFQITDQNGVIVSATEKNSIGLNLFEIYEPYRDFYKKGNITECYLTPVVKRVDGKYARFCAMLRKDRKGLIIVEYEIGSI, via the coding sequence ATGAGTGATATTAATGTTTTTAAGAAAATACTTTTCAAATTAATATCTAAGAAATCAGCTAGAATTACTTTGGCATTTACTATGCTATTAGGTCTTTTAGCTAATTTTGCACTAATATTTTTACTTAAAATTTCTAATGTATTTATAATATCAGTTGTTAATTTTATTACATTACTATTACCAGTATATATAGTGGTAGATACTTCGCTTATATCTTGCCATAAGGATATTGTAAATTATTTGAACCAAATAACAGAAGGTAATTATAAATTAAGAATACCAGTATTTGGTGATGATGAAGTCGGTAGAACTATAAAAGCTATAAATAATTTGAGTTTAAATTATAGAGATATGTTTGAAAAAATAATTGCTGTTTCAATTAAGACTTCAGAATTAACTAAGAAATTGAGAGAATTTATGGATATTAATGATGAAAAAGTACATGAGATATCAAATGCTATAGAAAAAGTAGTCGAATATAATAATGAGTATGCAGAGAATATTGGTAATTCAATAAGCAAACTGGATGATATAGAAAACTATATAGAAGAGATTGAACATATAGTAAATGCAGCTAATAATTCTTCTATAAAGTCTAGAGATGTGTCAGAAAAAGGAGAAATTACAATACAGGAAACTTTTGCTAAATTTTATGAAGTACAAAGTACTGTAGAAAATTTATTTAGCATAATAAAAGAGCTTGGAGATAAGTCAAAATTAATAATAGAAATAGTAAATTCTATTAATGATATAGCTAAAAGAACAAATTTATTGGCATTAAATGCGGCTATTGAAAGTGCTAGGGCAGGAGAAGCAGGGAGAGGCTTTGCAGTTGTTGCTGAAGAAATTAGAGGTCTGTCTGAAGATACTACAAAATCGCTTAAAGAGATAGAAAATATTGTGATGGAGATATCTGGTAGTATCAATAGTGCTATAGCAACAACAGAAGAGAATAGAAGAGTTACTAAAGAGGCACTTGAAAAAGCAGAAGATTCTAAGAAAGTATTTGATGAGATAAAACTAAATTCACACGTTACAGAAGAAAAGGTGAATGCTTCTTTCAATATATTGAGTGAGCTTAAGGAAAATATTTCATATATAATAGAAAATATAGATTCTATCTCACAAAGAACAAACGCTACAGTTGCTTGTACGAATGAATCTTTTAATGCTATGAAGTTGTTAGAAGACAGCGTTTTAGACTTATCAAAATCTGTAAATAATCTTGATGTAATGGCAAAAGAACTTTATAAATATGTAGCAGATGATACTACCGATAAAATATTAAGGAATCAAATAAAGATTTTAAGTAAAATTATTAGAGATGATCTAACAGTAGAAGATTGTATAAGAATAGCAGATGAGCTACATATAGATAATTTCCAGATTACTGACCAAAATGGAGTAATAGTTAGTGCAACAGAGAAAAATAGTATAGGATTGAATTTGTTTGAAATCTATGAGCCTTATAGAGATTTTTATAAAAAAGGTAATATAACAGAATGTTATTTAACTCCAGTGGTTAAGAGAGTAGATGGGAAATATGCTCGTTTTTGTGCAATGCTAAGAAAGGATAGAAAAGGACTTATTATAGTTGAATATGAAATAGGTAGTATATAG
- a CDS encoding DegV family protein: MTVRIITDSACDLPKNIIDEYNIRVIPILVYLENIEYLDGETLNPVDLYNNMRNGKVYKTAQIPPATFKEVFLEYANKNESVIYVAFSSGLSGTYQSALMAKNEVLEEYPDFDLEVIDTKCASVGFGLVVYKAAQMAKEGKSKEEIINAINFYSQHMEHVFTVDDLEYLYRGGRVSRTAAFVGSLLNIKPILDVEDGKLVPIEKVRGRKKVLKRMIEIMEERGVDLSNQVIGINHGDDLEGAKKLEDMIRERFGCKEFIVNIVGCAIGAHSGPGTLSVFFLNEKPPM, translated from the coding sequence ATGACGGTTAGGATAATTACTGATAGTGCATGTGATTTACCTAAAAATATCATAGATGAATATAATATTCGTGTAATACCTATACTAGTTTATTTAGAAAATATAGAATATTTAGACGGCGAAACACTTAACCCAGTGGATTTATATAATAATATGAGAAATGGTAAAGTCTATAAGACAGCACAAATTCCTCCAGCTACTTTCAAAGAAGTTTTCTTAGAGTACGCAAACAAAAATGAAAGTGTAATTTATGTTGCTTTTTCATCTGGCTTATCAGGTACATATCAATCGGCTTTAATGGCAAAGAATGAAGTGTTAGAGGAATATCCAGATTTTGATTTAGAAGTAATCGACACAAAATGTGCTTCTGTAGGTTTTGGTTTAGTGGTATATAAAGCTGCACAAATGGCTAAGGAAGGTAAGTCAAAAGAAGAAATAATTAACGCAATTAACTTTTATTCACAGCATATGGAACATGTTTTTACTGTAGACGATTTGGAGTATTTATATAGAGGCGGTAGAGTAAGTCGTACAGCTGCATTTGTAGGTAGTTTATTAAATATTAAACCTATTTTGGATGTAGAAGATGGAAAATTAGTTCCTATTGAGAAGGTTAGAGGTAGAAAAAAAGTATTAAAAAGAATGATTGAAATAATGGAAGAAAGAGGAGTGGATTTATCTAATCAGGTTATAGGTATAAATCATGGTGATGATTTAGAAGGAGCTAAAAAACTTGAAGATATGATAAGAGAAAGATTTGGTTGTAAAGAATTTATTGTAAATATAGTTGGATGTGCTATTGGGGCGCATTCAGGACCTGGGACTTTATCAGTATTCTTCTTAAATGAAAAACCACCAATGTAA